Part of the Flavobacterium sp. KS-LB2 genome is shown below.
AAGTTGAATAATAATTTACCTTTTCCGTATGGAAATAATGAACCTGAAGACACCATTTTTGCTAACGTTGATTATGCTAAATTGAATGTGGCTGTAGCCAATGCTTTTGATAAAAAAGGAGAATTGAAAAAGAGAACGCGTTCCCTTTTAGTAATTTATAAAGACAAAATCATTGCCGAAAAGTACGATACTGGTTTCGATAAAAACAGTAAAATTTTGGGCTGGTCGATGACAAAAAGTATTACTAGCGCGATGTTTGGAGTTTTAGAAAAACAAGGAAAATTTGATATTGATGCGCCAGCTCCAATTCCTGAATGGGCGAATGATAAACGAAAATTGATAACTACTAGTGATTTACTTCACATGAATTCCGGTTTGGAATGGGAAGAGAAATACGATAAAATTTGCGATGCTACTCAAATGCTTTTTCAAGCCGAGGATATGACGCGTTCCCAACTTGAGAAACCGGCCGAATATAAACCTAACACGCGATGGAATTATTCATCTGGAACGACAAATTTACTTTCAGGGATTTTGCGCAAGCAGTTCAAAACGCATCAAGAATATTTAGATTTTTGGTACACAGATTTAATTGATAAAATAGGAATGAATTCTATGGTAATCGAAACGGATATGGCAGGAAATTATGTAGGTTCATCCTACGGTTGGGCTACAACGAGAGATTGGTCAAAATTTGGCTTGTTGTATTTGCATAAAGGAAACTGGAACGGAGAACAAATTTTCAACGAAAGTTGGACGAAATACACTGCAACTCCTACAAATACATCTAACGGAAGATATGGCGGACACTTTTGGCTCAATGCTGGAGGACATTTTCCCGATGTTCCAAGGGAAATGTACTATTGCAGCGGTTTTCAAGGGCAAATGGTGGCGATTATTCCGTCACTTGATTTAGTAATTGTACGAATGGGGTTGAAAGAAGAATCTAATTTTGATTTTAATGGAATGTTGAGTGGGATAATTGGGAGTTTGAAAAAACAATCATATTAAAAAACCCTGTCAGAGTTCTAAACTCTGACAGGGTTGCTATTATAACTTCTTGATTTGGATTACAAATCAAATCCCAATTTCACCCCTAATTTCGTAGCGATAATTTTGGTAATTCGTTGTTTCAATTCTGGTATTTTGATGTTTTCGATAACGGCATTCGAGAACGCATACATCAATAATGCTTTGGCTTCTTTTTTAGGGATTCCGCGTTGTTGCATGTAGAACATTGCAGTTTCGTCTAATTGTCCAACAGTACAACCGTGAGAGCATTTTACGTCATCGGCAAAAATTTCCAATTGTGGTTTTGCATTTATTGTCGCTTTGTCGCTCAATAAAATATTGTTGCTTTTTTGGAATGCATTTGTTTTTTGTGCGTCTTTCTCCACGTATACTTTTCCGTTGAAAACTCCCGTAGAACGATCCGCATAGATTCCTTTATAATCTTGGAAACTTTCGCAATTTGGAGCCGAATGTTTTACTAAAGTATAATGATCTACGTGTTGTTTTTCGCCAATAATGGTGATTCCGTTTAAAGTGCTTGTCAAGTGTTCTCCAAAGTGATAGAAATTCAAGTTGTTTCTTGTCAAATTTCCTCCAAAAGAGAAAGTGTGAACCGAAACGTGACTTTCTTTTTGTTGAGAAACGTACGTATTGTCAATTAAATTTGCTTCAAGTGTATTGTTTTGAATTTTGTAATAATCAACGATAGCACGTTTTTGAGCAAAAATCTCGGTAACAGAATTCGTTAATACCGGATTTTCATTCAAACTTTGGTGACGCTCGATAATTTGAACATGAGAATTCTCACCAACAATCACCAAGTTTCTTGGCTGAACCAAAAGAGCTGCTTCGTTTCCAGTTGAGAAATACATAATCTCAATCGGTTTATCCGCGACTTTACTTTTTGGAATGTGGATATACGCTCCTTCATTGGCGAAAGCCGTATTTAAAGAAGTCAGACTTTCGTCTTTGTTGGCAATTTGGTTAAAATAAGTATCAATAACCATTTTGTATTTTGGTTTGGTCAATGCCGATGACATCAAGCAAACATCAATTCCTTCGTGTGTTGTTGACGACAAATGCGAACTGAAAACACCATCAATAAACACCACTTTATAGGTGTCTATTTCGTGTAAAAAGTATTTTTTTACCTGATTAAATTCAACTGCATTTTCTTGCTTTGGAAAAACGGTAAAGTCATTTTTTAATATGGCATTTAGCGAAGTGTATTTCCAAGCTTCGTCTTTTTTGGTTGGGAAACCTTTATTTTCAAAGTTTTTTATGGCGGCAGTTCTCACGTCATGAAGTTCAGAGTGAACATCTACACGCTCTTCGAAAGCCATAAAAGACGATAGTAATTTTTCTTTCAATTCCATTTTAATTTAAGTCTTAAAGTCGAAAGTCGAAAGTCGAAAGACTTTGGATTGTCAACGTAACGTTATTTATGAGTTTTTAATCTGAAAGTATTTAAAGTTATATTGAGGTTACCTCTTTATGACTTTAGACTTTATGACTTTGGACTCAGATATTTAATAAAACCACTTAACAATTTTGATATTTCTGTTACTGATTCTAAAAGTTTTTCAAATTCTTCTTTAGTAATATAATCCAAATCAAATGCTAAATATAATTGAGAACGAACTTCTCCAGCGGAAGCTTTTGCAACATATAAAAAGTAAATAAACTCTTTGTCAGTATTTCTCTCAAAACCTTCAGCGATATTTGATGATATAGAAATTGAAGCCCGTCTAATTTGTCTAATGAAATCAAAGTCTTTCTTGAAATTTGTATTTTCAGTAATTAGGTAAATTCTTTTATTAAAAACTCTTGCTTTTTGCCAAGAATTAATTTCTTCGAAAGAATTAAATTTCCCCATTACTTTTTTCTTTTGACTTTATGACCTTCGACTTTAGACTATTTTAATTTTAAGCTTCTTGTTCTTGTTTAATCCAGTCGTATCCTTTTTCTTCTAGTTCGTGTGCTAGTTCTTTTCCTCCGGATTTTACAATTTTTCCGTTGTATAATACGTGAACGAAATCAGGAACGATATAGTCTAATAATCTTTGGTAGTGCGTAATCACTACGATTGCATTTTTGTCACTTTTTAGTTTGTTAACACCATTTGCAACAATACGTAAGGCATCAATATCAAGACCAGAATCGGTTTCATCAAGAATAGCCAATTTTGGTTCTAACATTGCCATTTGGAAAATTTCGTTACGTTTTTTCTCTCCACCAGAAAAACCTTCGTTTAGCGAACGAGACAAAAATTTACGGTCGATTTCTAATAATTCTGATTTTTCACGAATCACTTTTAGCATTTCATTAGCAGGCATTTCTTCCTGACCGTTTGCTTTGCGGGTTTCGTTGATAGCAGTTCTCATGAAGTTGGTAACTGAAACTCCTGGAATTTCCACTGGATATTGGAACGAAAGAAAAACACCTTTATGTGCTCTTTCTTCTGGCGCCAATTCTGAAAGGTCTTCTCCGTCTAAAGATATTTCACCTTCGGTTACTTCGTAGTTTTCGTTTCCTGCAATGATAGACGCCAATGTACTTTTTCCAGCTCCGTTTGGCCCCATTATCGCGTGAATTTCTCCCGCTTTTACTTCAAGGTTAATCCCTTTTAATATTTCTTTATCCCCAATTGAGGCGTGTAAATTTTTTATTGATAACATAAACGTGTTGTTTTTATAAAGTCTTAAAAAGGTTATCCTACAGATCCCTCAAGAGAAATTTCTAATAATTTTTGTGCTTCTACGGCGAATTCCATTGGTAACTTATTCAATACATCTTTACTGAAACCGTTTACGATTAAAGCAATAGCTTTTTCGGTTGGAATTCCACGTTGGTTGCAATAGAAAACTTGATCTTCACCAATTTTACTTGTCGTAGCCTCATGTTCAATTTTAGCCGATGGATTTTTACTTTCGATGTAAGGGAAAGTATGCGCACCACAATTGTTTCCCATTAACAACGAGTCACATTGTGAAAAGTTTCTGGCGTTATCGGCGTTTGGTGAAATTCGTACCAAACCTCTATAACTGTTTTGTGATCTTCCGGCAGAAATTCCTTTAGAAATAATAGTCGATTTAGTGTTTTTACCTAAATGGATCATTTTGGTTCCTGTATCGGCTTGTTGGAAATTATTGGTAACCGCAATCGAATAAAATTCTCCTGTTGAATTGTCTCCTTTTAAAATAACGGAAGGATATTTCCAAGTTATCGCTGAACCGGTCTCTACTTGTGTCCAAGAAATTTTTGCGTTTTTCTCACAGATTCCTCTTTTGGTCACAAAATTATAAACCCCACCTTTTCCTTCTTTGTTTCCAGGATACCAGTTTTGTACGGTTGAATATTTGATTTCGGCATCGTCTAAAGCGATTAGTTCCACTACAGCAGCGTGCAATTGATTTTCATCACGACTTGGAGCAGTACAGCCTTCTAAGTAAGATACATAACTACCTTCGTCAGCAACTAATAATGTTCTTTCGAATTGTCCTGTTCCTGCCTGATTGATTCTAAAATAAGTAGAAAGTTCCATTGGGCAACGAACGCCTTTTGGAATATAACAGAAAGAACCGTCAGAGAAAACTGCTGAATTTAGTGCCGCATAAAAGTTGTCTTTTTGTGGTACAACGGTTCCTAAATATTTACGAACTAATTCTGGATGCTCTTTGATGGCTTCAGAAATACTCATGAAGATAATTCCTTTTTCGCCTAATGTTTTCTTGAATGTTGTTGCTACAGAAACCGAATCGACTACGATATCCATCGCTACATTATTCATCATTTTTTGCTCATCAACAGAAATTCCTAACTTTTTGTACATTTCTAAAAGCTCTGGATCTACATCGTCCAATGTTTTATTAGGATCTACCGTTTTAGGTGCAGAATAATAAGAAATGGCTTGAAAATCAGGTTTGGTATAATGTACATTTGCCCATTCCGGCTCTGTCATTTGCTCCCAAGCGCGAAAAGCCTCCAGACGCCAGTCGGTCATCCATTGAGGTTCTCCTTTTTTGTGCGAAATAGCGCGAACGATATCTTCATTTAAACCAATAGGAAACGTTTCTGATTCTAATTCGGTGTAAAATCCGTATTCGTATTCTTTATTTTCGAGTTCGATTTTTAAATCGTCTTCTGTGTATTTTGACATATTTTTTGTCTTAAAGTTTTAAAGTCTAAAGTTTTAAAGTCATTACAAGTCTTTCGACTTTATGACTTTCGACATTCGACTATAATGAAAATGATTCTCCGCAACCACATGTTCGATTGGCGTTTGGGTTATTGAAAACAAACCCTTTACCATTAATTCCTCCTGAAAATTCTAATATTGTTCCGGCTAAATAAAGGAACGATTTCTTTTCGACAGCAATAGTGATATCGTTGTCTATAAATATTTTATCGTCTTCGTTTTTTGTTTTATCAAATTTTAAATCATAAGACAATCCAGAACATCCGCCGCTTTTTACACCTACTCTTACGTAGTCGTTTGCTGCATCAAAACCATCATCTTGCATTAAATCGATGATTTTTTTT
Proteins encoded:
- a CDS encoding four helix bundle protein, which encodes MGKFNSFEEINSWQKARVFNKRIYLITENTNFKKDFDFIRQIRRASISISSNIAEGFERNTDKEFIYFLYVAKASAGEVRSQLYLAFDLDYITKEEFEKLLESVTEISKLLSGFIKYLSPKS
- the sufD gene encoding Fe-S cluster assembly protein SufD; translated protein: MELKEKLLSSFMAFEERVDVHSELHDVRTAAIKNFENKGFPTKKDEAWKYTSLNAILKNDFTVFPKQENAVEFNQVKKYFLHEIDTYKVVFIDGVFSSHLSSTTHEGIDVCLMSSALTKPKYKMVIDTYFNQIANKDESLTSLNTAFANEGAYIHIPKSKVADKPIEIMYFSTGNEAALLVQPRNLVIVGENSHVQIIERHQSLNENPVLTNSVTEIFAQKRAIVDYYKIQNNTLEANLIDNTYVSQQKESHVSVHTFSFGGNLTRNNLNFYHFGEHLTSTLNGITIIGEKQHVDHYTLVKHSAPNCESFQDYKGIYADRSTGVFNGKVYVEKDAQKTNAFQKSNNILLSDKATINAKPQLEIFADDVKCSHGCTVGQLDETAMFYMQQRGIPKKEAKALLMYAFSNAVIENIKIPELKQRITKIIATKLGVKLGFDL
- the sufC gene encoding Fe-S cluster assembly ATPase SufC, with amino-acid sequence MLSIKNLHASIGDKEILKGINLEVKAGEIHAIMGPNGAGKSTLASIIAGNENYEVTEGEISLDGEDLSELAPEERAHKGVFLSFQYPVEIPGVSVTNFMRTAINETRKANGQEEMPANEMLKVIREKSELLEIDRKFLSRSLNEGFSGGEKKRNEIFQMAMLEPKLAILDETDSGLDIDALRIVANGVNKLKSDKNAIVVITHYQRLLDYIVPDFVHVLYNGKIVKSGGKELAHELEEKGYDWIKQEQEA
- a CDS encoding HesB/IscA family protein, whose amino-acid sequence is MIKVSDTARKKIIDLMQDDGFDAANDYVRVGVKSGGCSGLSYDLKFDKTKNEDDKIFIDNDITIAVEKKSFLYLAGTILEFSGGINGKGFVFNNPNANRTCGCGESFSL
- the sufB gene encoding Fe-S cluster assembly protein SufB; this encodes MSKYTEDDLKIELENKEYEYGFYTELESETFPIGLNEDIVRAISHKKGEPQWMTDWRLEAFRAWEQMTEPEWANVHYTKPDFQAISYYSAPKTVDPNKTLDDVDPELLEMYKKLGISVDEQKMMNNVAMDIVVDSVSVATTFKKTLGEKGIIFMSISEAIKEHPELVRKYLGTVVPQKDNFYAALNSAVFSDGSFCYIPKGVRCPMELSTYFRINQAGTGQFERTLLVADEGSYVSYLEGCTAPSRDENQLHAAVVELIALDDAEIKYSTVQNWYPGNKEGKGGVYNFVTKRGICEKNAKISWTQVETGSAITWKYPSVILKGDNSTGEFYSIAVTNNFQQADTGTKMIHLGKNTKSTIISKGISAGRSQNSYRGLVRISPNADNARNFSQCDSLLMGNNCGAHTFPYIESKNPSAKIEHEATTSKIGEDQVFYCNQRGIPTEKAIALIVNGFSKDVLNKLPMEFAVEAQKLLEISLEGSVG
- a CDS encoding serine hydrolase domain-containing protein — translated: MKKIFKFVGFASFIGIFYVGFTTYPKLDLISGFSAKSIASGHFIDNRSQEMIEKGDNDIDMIDLAKNKIENAGKFAVASVYGLKERKAIYREGLGATLINDDFDVSKPYLVPKRTKLNNNLPFPYGNNEPEDTIFANVDYAKLNVAVANAFDKKGELKKRTRSLLVIYKDKIIAEKYDTGFDKNSKILGWSMTKSITSAMFGVLEKQGKFDIDAPAPIPEWANDKRKLITTSDLLHMNSGLEWEEKYDKICDATQMLFQAEDMTRSQLEKPAEYKPNTRWNYSSGTTNLLSGILRKQFKTHQEYLDFWYTDLIDKIGMNSMVIETDMAGNYVGSSYGWATTRDWSKFGLLYLHKGNWNGEQIFNESWTKYTATPTNTSNGRYGGHFWLNAGGHFPDVPREMYYCSGFQGQMVAIIPSLDLVIVRMGLKEESNFDFNGMLSGIIGSLKKQSY